A window from Drosophila miranda strain MSH22 chromosome Y unlocalized genomic scaffold, D.miranda_PacBio2.1 Contig_Y2_pilon, whole genome shotgun sequence encodes these proteins:
- the LOC117193839 gene encoding midasin-like, producing MIQLYCNYIMAMLTNMSPTQRNAQNAKISTEAQLRFEREKEQSWAVARQAEGCCYSPEDETPEQMLSLSLNQSVTNIEGVLLPTFNKKNQEFYASTDGCYDRIVKVDSTVVNLRSIALGVAAAKPICLSGPVGCGKTTLIEYLACKTGHICPKPKEIDTREKALRKAEEEDKLLTPKKGKKGKEKKRKLEEDLPIDQALLDLGEMSQKHGFLRIQLGDQTDSKMQLGQYRCTDVPGEFVWLPGVLTQAVMHGYWLLLEDLDAATQDTYTILSSLLERQCLSVPGFHDSVQIEPGFQLFVTVRTNKSASNSGQKSLYSLLDKYLYTINVLPLSRNELCKVVSTNYPKLATVANRVVDVFLTFSSGNHMAADNLRQQDSNDKADNTEKYVALPFKQVTLSSSPNSGPLKSARDLVKLCQRSNAQFSVTSAECAYFMFQNAVDVFCSYLPHSREKITLITSIGAKLGIIRSRCEHFANEYKPDVDFGLEIIKIGRASLLAKSELLSNNENGEQLSEQDLKRQKLTEQTRRAIGQTSVKRATFSFTRLASCILERIAVCVSHSEPVLLVGETGGGKTSSVQYLAERTEHKLVVVNMNNQSDVSDLVGGFKPVELNYVHLLCETFNAEMNMQFLRIFATHYNSGRHSVIIRTMISLCYQVFRNTDLTSHQMVPRWRTLCEKLQKLQTQLDKSINISFAFIPGSLVNCISKGCWTISYRLIGDKLKPP from the exons ATGATACAACTCTACTGCAACTACATCATGGCCATGCTCACGAATATGAGCCCAACACAGCGGAATGCCCAAAATGCCAAGATATCCACAGAAGCACAGCTCCGATTTGAACGCGAGAAGGAACAGTCATGGGCCGTAGCCAGGCAGGCCGAGGGCTGCTGCTATTCTCCCGAAGACGAAACGCCTGAACAGATGCTGAGCCTGAGCCTCAACCAGAGTGTGACCAACATTGAGGGCGTACTCTTGCCGACATTCAACAAGAAGAATCAGGAATTCTATGCAAGCACTGACGGCTGCTACGATCGCATTGTAAAGGTGGATTCGACGGTTGTAAATCTGCGGAGCATTGCCCTCGGCGTCGCAGCGGCCAAGCCGATTTGCCTCTCCGGTCCTGTGGGCTGTGGCAAGACGACGCTTATTGAGTATCTGGCCTGCAAGACGGGACACATTTGCCCCAAGCCCAAGGAGATTGACACTCGCGAAAAGGCGCTGCGAAAGGCTGAAGAGGAGGACAAATTGTTGacaccaaaaaaaggaaaaaaggggaaagaaaAGAAGCGGAAACTGGAGGAGGACCTTCCCATCGACCAGGCATTGCTGGATCTGGGTGAAATGTCGCAAAAGCATGGCTTTCTACGGATACAGCTGGGCGACCAGACCGACAGCAAAATGCAATTGGGCCAATATCGCTGCACAGATGTGCCTGGGGAATTCGTTTGGCTTCCTGGTGTCCTCACGCAG GCTGTCATGCATGGCTACTGGCTGTTGCTGGAGGATCTGGATGCCGCCACCCAAGACACCTACACAATTCTGAGCAGTTTGCTGGAGAGGCAGTGCCTGAGCGTTCCCGGCTTTCACGACTCTGTGCAGATTGAGCCAGGCTTTCAATTGTTTGTCACAGTGCG GACCAACAAATCGGCCAGCAATTCGGGACAGAAATCGCTCTATTCGCTGCTGGATAAATATCTGTATACGATCAACGTTTTGCCGCTTTCCCGCAACGAGCTGTGCAAGGTGGTCAGCACCAACTATCCCAAGCTGGCGACCGTCGCCAATCGAGTGGTGGACGTGTTCCTTACCTTCTCCAGTGGCAATCACATGGCCGCCGACAATCTGCGTCAGCAGGATTCGAACGACAAGGCGGACAACACGGAGAAGTACGTGGCGCTGCCCTTTAAGCAGGTCACACTCTCATCCAGTCCGAACTCGGGCCCCCTAAAGTCGGCCCGGGATCTGGTCAAGCTGTGCCAGCGTTCGAATGCCCAGTTCTCGGTGACCAGCGCCGAGTGTGCCTACTTTATGTTCCAGAATGCCGTCGATGTATTCTGTTCGTATCTGCCGCATAGTAGGGAGAAGATCACGCTGATCACGAGCATCGGCGCCAAGTTGGGCATCATTCGCTCCAGATGCGAGCATTTCGCTAATGAATACAAACCTGATGTGGATTTTGGACTGGAGATTATCAAGATCGGACGTGCCAGTCTCCTGGCCAAGTCCGAGCTGCTGTCCAATAATGAGAATGGGGAGCAGCTCTCAGAGCAAGACCTGAAGCGACAGAAACTAACCGAGCAGACCAGGAGGGCCATCGGCCAGACCAGCGTCAAGCGTGCCACCTTCTCGTTTACACGTCTCGCCAGCTGCATCTTGGAACGGATTGCCGTCTGTGTGAGCCACTCGGAGCCCGTGCTGCTGGTGGGAGAGACGGGTGGGGGCAAGACCTCCTCCGTGCAGTATCTGGCCGAGCGCACCGAACACAAGCTGGTCGTCGTGAACATGAACAACCAGTCGGATGTCTCGGATCTCGTGGGCGGATTCAAGCCCGTCGAACTCAACTACGTGCACTTGCTCTGCGAGACCTTCAATGCCGAGATGAACATGCAGTTCCTCCGGATCTTTGCCACGCATTACAACAGCGGCCGGCACAGTGTCATCATACGCACTATGATCAGCCTGTGCTATCAGGTGTTCAGGAACACGGATCTAACGAGCCACCAGATGGTGCCGCGTTGGCGCACGCTTTGCGAGAAGCTGCAGAAGCTGCAGACACAGCTGGACAAGAGCATTAACATTTCGTTTGCCTTCATACCCGGTTCCCTGGTGAACTGCATCAGCAAAGGCTGCTGGACGATAAGCTATCGTCTTATCGGCGATAAGCTGAAGCCCCCGTGA
- the LOC117192188 gene encoding midasin-like has protein sequence MAADNLRQQDSNDKADNTEKYVALPFKQVTLSSSPNSGRLVSTRDLVKLCQRSNAQFSVTSAECAYFMFQNAVDVFCSYLPHSREKITLITSVGAKLGIIRSRCEHFANEYKPDVDFGLEIIKIGRASLLAKSELLSNNENGEQLSEQDLKRQKLTEQTRRAIGQTSVKRATFSFTRLARCILERIAVCVSHSEPVQLVGEKGVARPPCSIWPSAPNTSWSS, from the coding sequence ATGGCCGCCGACAATCTGCGTCAGCAGGATTCGAACGACAAGGCGGACAACACGGAGAAGTACGTGGCGCTGCCCTTTAAGCAGGTCACACTCTCATCCAGTCCGAACTCGGGCCGCCTGGTCTCGACCCGGGATCTGGTCAAGCTGTGTCAGCGTTCGAATGCACAGTTCTCGGTGACCAGCGCCGAGTGTGCCTACTTTATGTTCCAGAATGCCGTCGATGTATTCTGTTCGTATCTGCCGCATAGTAGGGAGAAGATCACGCTGATCACGAGCGTCGGCGCCAAGTTGGGCATCATTCGCTCCAGATGCGAGCATTTCGCTAATGAATACAAACCTGATGTGGATTTTGGACTGGAGATTATCAAGATCGGACGTGCCAGTCTCCTGGCCAAGTCCGAGCTGCTGTCCAATAATGAGAATGGGGAGCAGCTCTCAGAGCAAGACCTGAAGCGACAGAAACTAACCGAGCAGACCAGGAGGGCCATCGGGCAGACCAGCGTCAAGCGTGCCACCTTCTCGTTTACACGTCTCGCCCGCTGCATCTTGGAACGGATTGCCGTCTGTGTGAGCCATTCGGAGCCCGTGCAGCTGGTGGGGGAGAAGGGTGTGGCAAGACCTCCGTGCAGTATCTGGCCGAGCGCACCGAACACAAGCTGGTCGTCGTGA
- the LOC117192189 gene encoding uncharacterized protein LOC117192189, with protein MDISVDAQRFAKSYFHNKPAPFEKSQSNSSSVPSKRAKNAKASQKLDELELLKCCYQLLRSDTSYFRELWDWSGFIATYSHLETPCPMIQLYCNYIMAMLTNMSPTQRNAQNAKISTEAQLRFEREKEQSWAVARQAEGCCYSPEDETPEQMLSLSLNQSVTNIEGVLLPIWRIWMPPPKTPTQF; from the exons ATGGACATCTCTGTGGATGCGCAGAG GTTTGCAAAGAGCTACTTCCACAACAAGCCAGCACCGTTCGAGAAAAGCCAAAGTAATTCCAGCAGTGTCCCCAGCAAAAGGGCAAAGAACGCAAAGGCCAGCCAAAAGTTAGATGAACTGGAGCTCTTGAAATGTTGCTACCAGTTGCTGCGAAGTGACACGTCCTACTTCCGTGAGTTGTGGGACTGGTCCGGCTTCATTGCCACCTACTCGCACCTCGAGACCCCCTGCCCGATGATACAACTCTACTGCAACTACATCATGGCCATGCTCACGAATATGAGCCCAACACAGCGGAATGCCCAAAATGCCAAGATATCCACAGAAGCACAGCTCCGATTTGAACGCGAGAAGGAACAGTCATGGGCCGTAGCCAGGCAGGCCGAGGGCTGCTGCTATTCTCCCGAAGACGAAACGCCTGAACAGATGCTGAGCCTGAGCCTCAACCAGAGTGTGACCAACATTGAGGGCGTACTCTTGCCGATCTGGAGGATCTGGATGCCGCCACCCAAGACACCTACACAATTCTGA